The region GCATTCGCCTATTTTGAAGCTATCCAGTCCCTAGTTCACACCTACCTCTCCCAACATCCCAGCACTCATTTGCATGGATTATCCATGGAATTTAAGGTTGATTAAAGTAACGAATTGACTCCAGTCTAACCAGCAGAAAGTTGTTGCGTTTTCTGGTAGCGATAAGGACCCATGATAGCTCCCCACAAAGCGTTTCCCGTTTCTGGGTCAATGCCCTTGTCATAGGTTAAATATTCATCTGCGCTAACTTCAAATCCCAAAGCAACTTGCCCAATCTTGCCATCGTACTGAAAACGGCAGCAGGCACCGGGAGGAGCCGTTGCGATAAATCGAGTGCCTGTGGACGTTGGCTGCTGGTTGATTTCCAGGATGCAGCCTGGGAGAAAATCAACTTGATCAATTGCGAGAAACTCTAATTTTTCGGGAGCTTGCCCTGCACCTCTAAAAGCGGATGGATCTTTAAAACCGTAGTACTGCACTTGTAAAGCTTCAGGATTAGCGGGCGATCGCATCAGCCGCAGCAACCGCTGTCTATATGGTTTATCTAAATTAACAACACTTGCCTGTTCCGCAAAAATTGTCACACTATCCTCTGCAAACAACTGCA is a window of Leptolyngbyaceae cyanobacterium JSC-12 DNA encoding:
- a CDS encoding protein of unknown function DUF1001, CpeT/CpcT family (IMG reference gene:2510094099~PFAM: CpeT/CpcT family (DUF1001)), coding for MPLPLELLTLAEYLTGVFENRKQAADEPIWYVHLRLWQHPVQLFAEDSVTIFAEQASVVNLDKPYRQRLLRLMRSPANPEALQVQYYGFKDPSAFRGAGQAPEKLEFLAIDQVDFLPGCILEINQQPTSTGTRFIATAPPGACCRFQYDGKIGQVALGFEVSADEYLTYDKGIDPETGNALWGAIMGPYRYQKTQQLSAG